One region of Polypterus senegalus isolate Bchr_013 chromosome 11, ASM1683550v1, whole genome shotgun sequence genomic DNA includes:
- the LOC120539693 gene encoding interleukin-17 receptor A-like has protein sequence MLLTAVFVAWVLTRDCCIFIYFPNKKYQKIVYHFYKNVVTDVIVFTVHNNSSYYWVIPVLGLLLFIIPAVICIKKKRNKGLGVKIQMDEDNGNDCLTEQDTHRKVFILYSLDHPMYKEIVLKFTAFLKAECGIDVVLDLLNTQQVGEMGHMNWLAWQKQEFENSSNKILILCSKGVQMKWQAMLTQETSQRVILKEDINSEMGDMFTPALNLILPDFKLPAQFGKYIITYFDGVSSEQDIPDLFNISVKYKLMKHFEEIYFRIVDKEKHQPGRIHHVQGISADEYFKKPCGRELRNAIEAFLEYQTQNPDWFHNECVKTEKEVTLDDKISEDLVIGSFINNMIYNIPGQVCVLQPIVSEVKENLLSQVVLPSVAVEDCEMFMSELNTRDREETSCDRVELHISTQQEGNWSCFTTEPSFRKSPVAKYEQNAIELPHEKTIMDSNESSLSSESWKQLQDFQNMQNAPFPFSFAEQESFNMCSTELNNDKRQSSETDQGYMSLLPNSTYQTDLDDADADAISELIKLQQDCYMESLRD, from the exons ATGTTATTGACTGCTGTCTTTGTAGCATGGGTGTTAACAAGAGactgttgcatttttatttattttcccaacaaaaaatatcagaaaattgtCTACCATTTTTATAAGAATGTAGTAACAGATGTCATTGTCTTTACAGTTCATAATAACAGCTCATATTACTGGGTCATCCCTGTGCTCGGACTGCTCCTCTTCATTATCCCTGCAGTaatatgtattaaaaagaaaCGAAACAAGGGGTTAG GTGTTAAAATTCAGATGGATGAAG atAATGGAAATGATTGCTTAACTGAGCAAGACACCCATCGAAAAGTGTTCATATTGTACTCTCTTGACCACCCAATGTACAAGGAGATTGTACTTAAATTTACTGCATTCTTGAAAGCAGAATGTGGTATAGATGTTGTTCTAGATCTCCTAAATACACAACAAGTTGGAGAAATGGGACACATGAACTGGCTGGCTTGGCAGAAGCAAGAATTTGAGAATTCCTCCAACAAAATACTTATCCTCTGCTCAAAGGGTGTACAAATGAAATGGCAAGCAATGTTGACCCAAGAGACATCACAGCGTGTTATTCTTAAGGAGGATATCAATTCTGAGATGGGGGATATGTTTACTCCTGCTTTAAATCTAATCCTTCCTGATTTCAAGCTCCCAGCACAGTTTggaaaatatataattacatattttgaTGGTGTGAGCAGTGAGCAGGATATTCCTGACCTTTTTAACATCAGTGTGAAATACAAACTtatgaaacattttgaagagaTCTACTTCCGGATTGTAGACAAGGAGAAACATCAACCAGGCAGGATTCATCATGTACAAGGTATTTCTGCAGATGAGTACTTTAAAAAACCTTGTGGGAGAGAGTTGAGAAATGCAATTGAAGCCTTTCTGGAATATCAGACACAGAACCCTGACTGGTTTCATAATGAGTGTGTGAAGACAGAGAAAGAAGTGACATTAGATGACAAAATTTCAGAAGACCTTGTCATAGGATCCTTCATTAACAATATGATCTATAACATTCCTGGTCAGGTCTGTGTCCTACAACCTATTGTTTCAGAGGTGAAGGAAAATCTTTTATCCCAAGTTGTTCTGCCTAGTGTTGCAGTTGAAGATTGTGAAATGTTTATGTCTGAGCTAAACACACGAGACAGAGAAGAGACCAGTTGTGACAGAGTTGAGCTTCATATTTCCACACAACAAGAAGGCAACTGGAGCTGTTTTACAACTGAACCTTCATTTCGGAAATCTCCAGTTGCTAAGTATGAACAAAATGCCATTGAGCTGCCTCATGAAAAAACTATAATGGACAGTAATGAATCAAGTTTATCATCTGAATCCTGGAAGCAGCTTCAGGATTTCCAAAACATGCAGAACGCaccatttcctttttcttttgcagaGCAAGAAAGCTTCAATATGTGCAGCACAGAGTTGAATAATGATAAGAGGCAGTCCAGTGAGACAGACCAAGGGTATATGTCATTACTGCCTAACTCTACCTACCAAACTGATCTAGATGATGCTGATGCTGATGCTATAAGTGAACTTATAAAATTGCAGCAAGACTGCTACATGGAAAGCCTGAGAGACTGA